TGATCAGTAGGTTTGAAGTGTATTTTGCAGCTTCTTTATAGGCTGAAATGCCTGCTGTACCAGCACCAATAATAATAATATCGTACATAAAAAATAACTCATAACTCACTATTTTAAAAAGAATATAATAAAAAAAGCCTTCAAATGAAGGCTTTCTTGCAAATATTTACATTAGTATTTGATGTTATTTGGTTGAGTTAAAGTTGTGCTAATCTTACCATTCTGATTGACAGATTGTCCCTCAAACGTAATACCATTAAGTGCATGTTTGAATTTCAAGATTGAACCATTTAGGGCTTGTTTAAATGTAAAAATATTTCTACCTTCAAGATAAATACTTCCCGTAAAATTTTGGGTATTGGCTGATGGAGTTTCATTTTCGATACGTGTACCTGAAATTGCTGATACATTAGGTAAATTAAGTACTTGTGTTAGGTTTGACTTAATGCGATAAGTAGCTAAAGCTGAATTATCACCTGGAATTGAATTAATTGTAAAGGATACAGGTTCTACTTCAGGAGTATTTGGGTTGTCATTTGTAAGAACGTCAAATGATGAATTGTTTTGGAGTACGTATAATTCACCATCTTTTGAAGTTGGGTCTTTATAAATACTTAAAGCACCTTTAGTTTCGGTAGTCTCATCATCATAAGTTAATGTTACTTGATAGTTACTATCAGCTTCATTCATAGAAACAATTCTTAGTTGATCAGTTTGAGTGAGCCCCCACGATTGTTTGTATGGATATCCAAATACACCAGTGACCCAAATATCATTATATTTTTTATCAGTATTACGATTATCAAATATGATGATCATTGTTTTACCGGTAAATTTATTAATTTGATCTTCTGAAAGTTTCATTCCTGCAATTTCATTATCGTTTACATCAAAATCCCAAGAAGTATATTTTTGAGGGTTAATATTATTTAAGGCATTTTTAATCACATTGTCGCCGAAAAGAATATAGCAGCCAGTATTTGCATATGTTCCAGAGTCCATGCATTTTTCACGATAATAGAAAGCTGTTTTGTCCTTATCAAATAGTTTTTTTGCATCTATAGCTAGCTGTAGTGGACCTTGAGAAAATGTATCTAAAGCATGATCAATATAGCCTTTAGCCGTTGTAGAATCATTTGGATCATAGTTTCCAAATAAATATTGCCCTTCAGTTTTTAGTAGATCTAATGTTTTTTGTGCTTTGATAGTTTCTTCAGATTGTGTTGTTGGAGGTATATTATCAGTAACTTTATTATCATAATAACCATCGCTACCTCCACCGCCACACGCAACGAGTAAATAAGACAGACTTAATGCTAATGTTCCTTTCAGAAAATTCATGAGTACCCCAAAAAAATGATTTGAAATGTATGTATAAATTTATTTATATTATGTAAAGATAGCACAGTTAAAATATGGTGCAAATAGCACCATATCATATTTCTTCTAATTTAAATCGACGCCCCCATACTCACGCCAACAGTTGGTTTAACATTCATACTGCTACAAGCGCTTAAAAGTACAACACTCATAATTACTAAAATGACTTTATTCATGAAGAAGTCCCGCCTCTTTTGCTTGATTAAATAATGAGGTTGATCTTGAGCCACTTTTGCAAATCATTAAAATAGGTTTGGGTAAACTATTGTAATATTTTGAAAATTCAATGACATCTTGTTGTGAGATCTTACCTGAAATGACAGGCTGATAAACCAAACTGACTTGAGATTTTTCAGATATTTGACGCAATTGAGATGCTGTAACAAGATTACCCCTTTCATTATCAGGTCGGTTCACAATGACAGATTTAAAGCCTTGAGTGAGCAAAACTTGAAATTTATCGATAGTCATTTTCCCCGCTACACTGACTGATGGTGTCAGTGTAGTTCGATCAAAAAGTGTTTCTGCAAAAGTGTTTGAAATACTAAAACAAAGAAAAACAATCCAAAAGGTAAATTGTTTCTTAGTCATCTAAGAGATCCATTTGTTTTGCAAGTTGGTAAAGGTTGTTTGAACGATTCCCTGTACGACAGAACATTAGCACAGGTTTTGGAAGTTCATTAAAATGATTCGCAAAAGTACGTACATCTACTTCTGTAATTTGACCTGCAACCACAGGCTGATGTACATAATCTAAGCCAGCATTACGTGCAGCTTCCTCAATTTGAGCACTTGTTGGTTGTTCAGCACCACCTTCTAAATCTGGGCGATTATTAATAATCGATTTAAAACCTTTTTCAACAACTTGGGAAATATGTTCAGGACCAATTTGGCCTGCAAATCCAACATTTTCACTCATGATGATGCTCCACAATATTTAAAAAAACTATGTTAGTATCATAGCATTAAGCTTTGTATTACGATTTAGTAATGAAGTAGATTTATAAGATAAAACCAACAAAATATAATGGAATGGAGTGCCTATGTACGCTTATACAGTCGAACCACTGTATGTTCCAAGCGGTCAGGAGGTGATTGCTGCTGATTTCTATAGACCTAAAAATATAAAAAAACCAGCAGTGATTGTGATGGCGCATGGATTTGCAGCCTTAAGACAATTTCGTTTAATCGAATATGCCAAGCGTTTTGCTCAAGCAGGTTATGCGGTTGTACTATTTGATTATCGTTATTGGGGGGGGAGTACTGGGCAACCCCGTGAACAAATTTCCTTGACCGATCAATTAGAAGATTGGAAAACAGTGATCACCTACGTGAGTAGTAAAAAAAGTATTAACTCACGTAAAATGGTGTTGTGGGGAACATCACTCAGTGGGGGATATGTCTTAACACTCGCAGCAGAAGTGAAAAATATTCAAGCGGTCATGGTGCAAATTCCTTTTGTGGATGGTACTGAAACGGCTAAACTTTATCCGATTCATCATTTACCGAAAGCGCTGAAACTCTCTAGCCAAGACTATATGAGTGCAAAAATAGGGATGCAGCCAAAAACATTGCCTGTGGTACATCCTTTTAGTTTGTGTTTTATTCCGACAAGGGACAGCTATAACGGTTATATGTCGATAGTCAATCCTGATTATTATTGGAGTGGTGAAGTTCCTGCACGGGTGTTCTTTAATTTGATTCGCTATCGCCCGATTGAAATCGTGAGAAGGATTAATATTCCTGTGTTGTTTATTGCGGCGAAAAAAGACAGTGTTGTTCCTATTTCATCTAGCCGTGAAACAGCAACAAATATTGCACCATTTGTAAAATATTACGAATGGAACATGTCTCATTATGATATTTATCATGGGCAATGGTTGGAAAAAGCCATTTTGACCCAATTAGAGTTTTTACATCAACATATTGGAGTGAGCTCATGATCATTGTATGCCCAGCTTGCGGCGCTAAAAATCGCGTACCTGATGAAAAATTAGATGCACAACCCACGTGTGGTCAATGTCATCAAGCGCTTATTCCACTCGCACCAATTGAGTTAAATGAACAAAATTTTAGCAATTTTGTCAGTCACAGTGATTTACCCATTTTAATTGATTTATGGGCGGATTGGTGTGGACCTTGTAAAATGATGGCACCACATTTTGCAGAAGTTGCAAAGCATAATCCACAGGTGGTATTTGCTAAAATTGACACGGAAGCAAACCCGCGTTTGAGCAGTGCATTTAATGTTCGTAGTATTCCAACGTTAGTTTTAATGAATAAAACCACAGAAATTGCTAGAATAAGCGGCGCTTTACGTTCTAGCCAGTTACAAGATTGGTTAGATGAGCAGTTAAAATCTTTTTAGTTAATTGACCAATTTGGAGTTCATGTGTCAGATTCTCATGTAAAACCTGAAGGTACGCTTTCCCTTCAAACCATCGCAATGCCTGCGGATACCAACTGGAGTGGTGATGTTTTTGGTGGATGGATCGTTTCGCAAATGGATTTGGCAGGTGCAATTCATGCAGAACGTTTTAGTAAAGGACGTTGTGCAACGATTTCAATTAATCAGATGACTTTTTTAGTTCCTGTAAAAGTCGGTGACGTGATTAGTTGTTATACGAAGATTTTAAAAGTGGGGAATACCTCAATTCAAATGCAGATTGAAGTATGGGATAGTCATGACAGTTCTCGTTCAGCAAAACGTGTAACAGAAGGCGTCTTTACCTTTGTTGCTGTTGATGTTGCTGGGAATAAACGTCAAATTCCTGAAGAAGTGAAAGTACAATACGCTGCATCGCAAAGTGCTTAACTTTTTGTAAAGATTAAAAATAAAAAATCCCAATTATGTTTGGGATTTTTTATGTCTATGTGATTTTAAATATTCACTTTAAAACATCGTATTGCTATTGGCACTTTGTTCAGGAATAGCCTGTTGTACATCCCAATGCTCTACAATTTTATCATTTTCTACTCTAAAAATATCGACAATGGCAACGCCACGGTCTTGTGTATTTTGTGTTGAATGTACATGTAAAAAGACCAGATTTCCTTCTGCAACAGCACGTTTGATCACGCTTTTAGCTTCAGGATTCTCTTTGAAATGTCCTATGAAATAATTGACAAATGGTGCTTTACCATCAGGGACATGTGGGTTGTGTTGAATATATTGATCACCGATATAACGATCAGCATATTCTTTGACTTGATGTTTTAAAAATACACCTTCATAGAAATCGATGACGATTTTTTTATTTTGTTCTGCACTGTTTTGTGCTGTTGTGAGCGTTGTTGTAGCTGAAGATTGTGAATTTTGTATTGGACTTTGACTACATGCAGTGATGAGTAATGGCAGTACAATAGCATTAGAAATAAGCGCTTTTTTTAAAGTAGCGTGCAACATGATTATTCTCAAGATGATGTTTATATACACCATCTTGAAGATTAAATACGAGAGAATATAGTGAATATTCGTCTCTGATTTTGAGTGATTTGGTAAAATTTTTACTTACTCAAAAGTAAGTTTTATTTACATTTATTTGTTTTTAAGATGTGCTTTTGATACCCAAGCCCACAACATTTCTGCTTCAATAGGTTGTTGACCTGACTCATCTGTGACTGTGACAGCGACAACAGTTTCACCTTTTTCGGTGTCTTGCATGAGCTTACGTTGTTCTTCGGTTAATGTTGCAATCGCAGTTAACCCACCTTTTGATGGGCGTTTAAACTGAATATTCATATGTTTAATGAGGACGATGCATGAATCAGGAATATTCATACCTGTCACAAAACCTGTCGCAGTTTCTGCCACTAAGGCCATCGCACACGCATGCGCTTGTCCGATATGGTTTTGCATATTTTTATTATTTTCAATTTTGACTTCGACACGTGAGGGTGTGATGTCGATATAACGTAGTTTTGCCGTTCCCACCATCGGGACGACTCGACCAAACGCTTTGCTTAAAACGGTACTACGAATACCTGAAGGCAATTTAGATGTTGCTTTGACGATTTTTGCTAAACGATTGGTCTGAGTCATATGAGATCCCTGATGAAAAGACCTTAGTCTTTAAAGTTATTGAATTGGAGTGGGACACCAAACTGCTGTTCTTTTAAAAATGCCATGACTTGCTGTAAAGTATCGCGCTTTTTATCAGTTACACGAATTTTGTCACCTTGAATAGATGATTGCACTTTAACACCACTTTCTTTAATGGCTTTATTAATTTTTTTTGCAGTATCAGAGTCAAGACCATCTTTGAGTTTGATGATTTGAATCACATTTTTACCTGAAGCTGTCATTTTTTGTGGATCAAGTGCTTGAATGTCAATTTTGCGTTTAAAGAAATGATTTTCAAGCATAGTATAGACTTGTTCACATTGGAAATCGCTTTCAGTTGAAATTTTGATTTCTTTGTTTTTTTCATTAATTTCAATCGAAACGTCTTGACCACGAAAGTCAAATCGAGTCGCAATCTCTTTTTGTGTGTTCTGAACGGCATGATTTACTTCAAAAATCTCTAATTCTGAAACAATATCGAAAGATGGCATAGTTTAGACCTTTACAAATGGAAAGAATATCTGAGATGCTAGGGATGTTTTCTTCATTTGCCAAGTGTTGTTTACATCAAAGGAGTGCGCAATGATCCGTAAACAAGAAATTACAACATTTGAGTTCCCAGAAAATGCAATTATCTGGGATGTCCGTGATCAAAAAGCTTATGCTGAAGGTCATATCAAAGGTGCTGTTAATCAGCCTATTGATAATTTATCGGCGGAGAGCTTAACTCAAGTGAATTCGGATCAACCCATATACATTTTATGTGGCGGTGGTAGTAAAGCCCCACGTGCAGCTGAAAAGTTAGAAAGCTTAGATAGCTCTCGTGATTATGTCGTACTTATGGGTGGTACACGTGCAGCACGTGATGCAGGCTTGCCTTTAGAGCAAGAAGCATAAAGGAAAGCGCCGCAAGGCGCTTTTTCTGTAATGATAGAAGCGTTTTAAATTCTGAGCATAAATAAAAATTTAAATTTGTGGTGCTTGATAATAGGGTTTACGCACCCTGATCTTTTTTCGACCACGTGTAGGACTGAGCATATTCAATAAATTTTGCGAAATAGGGCAGGCTTCCTTTAAAACCAATGCTGCTAAAATTTCACTACAAAGCGGTGCAAATAAAAAACCTTTCGAACCTAAGCCTGCAAAGCTATACATCTCTAGATCATCTACGCCTTGCCCAAGTACAGGAAAATAGTCCAATGTTTGCGCACGTACAGAGGCACGCCCTTGCCAACTATCTATTTGAGGCAATGCTTCAGCATAGGCAGGAAAGGCATTGTGGATAAGTTCGTAGTTATGCACATGGTCGGCTTGTGCTACAGCTGAATCATCGCATTCAGGATGGAATGATGCACCTAAAATCAAATGTTCAGCATCAAGTTGCATACAGTAACCACCAAAACTGTAGGCATGTTGGGGATTTAAAGCCAATCCTGTATTTTTGAGCCAACTCACTTGCCCGCGAATGGCCCTTAAGCGTGGATAGTGTGAGAAAAACTTCTGACTTTCACGTGCGCAGCACACCACAACATGATCAAACTGCCCTAAGATATTTTTATGAACATCTAAAAGCTGAACCTGTTTATTGTCTAATTTTTGGCATTGTTCAATCTGTGCGATTTTAAAATCAATTAAATCATGCGCAAGGATTTGATCACGTAGTTGCTGCGGTGAAATTGCACCTGCCTGTTTAAGTTGCACACTGGCATAGTGGGTTTGCAGATCTAATTGCTCAGCAGTGAAATATTCTAAAACCTCAGAAGAATAATCATTGACTAAATCTAAAGCCTCTTGCAGATTTTTTTGAATCAGTTGCTGCACTGAAATTGCCCGAAAGGCTTTAAATTGCGGGTAATAATGTTGTGCAAATTGCCATGACAAGGTCATCAGATGATCTGCACTTTGTGCAATCGGACTGAGTTTAGGGTTAAGTAACGCGAGGGGATTACCCGAAGCACCTACCAATGGCGCTGATTGGTCGTAGATGCTCACTTGATGCCCACGCTCGGCAAATGCCCAAGCACAGCTTAAGCCCGCGATTCCTGCGCCTATAATCGCAATATAACGTTGTTTATCATGTTGAGTAGCATTGGCTTTAGATTTTTGTTGCACTACCTCTCGATGTTGCTTTGCATCATCATTGTTATGCGGCGCTGATTGTGTTTCGGGGTCAATCCAAATCGCTTTGAGCATTTCCCGTTTATGCCCAAAACCTTTGGGACGTGAAATAGAAATGCCATGTTGTTTTAAAGCTCGTTTTAAAACACCTGCAACACTGAATGAGGCAAAGCTCGTCCCATAATCAGATAAACGCACGACATGATTGAAAATATGTTCTGCCCATAAATCAGGATTACACGCGGGTGCAAAACCATCTAAAAACCATGCATTCACCGATGTGGTTTTTGGAATGATGGGGAAAACATCCTGTGCGTCACCGAGCCATAAATCAATGGAAAAGCGCTCAGATGGAAAGTTTAGACGATGACAACCCGCAAGAGGTAAAGGGTACTGCTGAATCAGTTGATCTGCTAAAGGCTTGAGTTCGTCCCAAGCATTTAAAGCACGTATCAGATCCGTTTTGGACAATGGAAATTTTTCAACACTGATGGCATGTAAATGGCTATGATTATCAGGACGAACCTGTTGCCAAAGTTGCCATAACGCTAAAATATTTAAACCTGTGCCAAAACCTGTTTCAGCGACTGTGAAATATTCAAAATCATGTAAATCGGCTAAGCGGGTGGAAAGATCATTGCCATTTAAAAATACATGGCGTGTTTCGAGTAGTCCATTGTCTTTGGAAAAATAGACATCACCAAATTGTTTAGAGACAGGAACTTCAATTCCATCAACGCATTGCCAATCCAAGTCAGCAGTTTGAATGGTATTTGGCAATGTTATATACCTTTTGAAATTTTAAATAGAACGCTTAAATCAAGTCGGTGAGGTCAGTGGCTTACCACTGACGACGACGCTTGGTATAGATATAACTGGCAATCAAGAAGCCTAATAATACACCCACAGCGATGGTTGCGGCGCCGTATAAAAACATTTGTGCACTTTGTTCACTCTGTAAAACTTGAACTTGCACACCAAGATTGTCATTTTTCAATTGTAACTCTTGGTTTTGTGATAATGCTTCCAAATTGGCTTTTTCAAGCTGCTGTAAGCGAGTCGCTTGATCTTTGACCAAAGCTTTGACTTTGGCATCTTGCGCGGCTTTTTCTTTGATGATCTGTTCTGCGGTTAATGGTTTATTTTCCTGTGCTTGCGCTTGATTTTGTACAATCGCATTAGCACCCGCAACCGCAGGCAGAATAGAGGGTTTTGGGGGAGGCGTTGCCGCAGCAATTTGTGCAGCTTGATTGGTTGGTGTTGTAGCTGTCGGTTCTGCCCAAACGACAGACGAGCAGAATAAAGAAAAACCCAATAAACTTTGGACAACAACACGCATTGGCTTATCCTTTTGGTAGAGCTTTGTTAAATGGTTTAACATCAACGTGGCTATACACACCTTCTTTGACAAAAGGTTCATCCTGCAACCATTCATCCAATGCTTCACGACTTTCAAAATCTAAAATCATGGTACTACCATAAAAACCTGCTTGTGGATTCTCACGGTCTTTTGGCATAGCGCCTGCGACAATGACGCGACCTTCGGCATCTAATTTTTCTAAACGTGCCAAATGTTGAGGACGCACAGCAAGACGTTTTTCAACTGTACCATCTCGATCGGTACAGGTAATCACAAATAAAGGCATGGAAAAAACCTGATTTACTCTGAAGATTTAAAATGTTTTCGCAAGCAAAATAGTATAACAGCAAGGTAGCTCAAGGATACGATAATATCGCCAAAAGCGGTAAATTCGCCCCAATATTTGCCATTCATATACAAGAAACCGAAAAAGTAATGTAAAGCAGCGAGTAGGAAGAATTGACCACACCATGCCCAGTTCAAGCGCATCCAACCTTGGCGTGTGAGTTCAAGCATCGAACCTAACATTTTTTGAATAATTGGTAAACGTTCTTTATTGAAGAATGGTGTAACTAAAAAGCCAATACCAATGCCTAAATTTAAGATGACTGCTTTAAGTTTGATATAGGTCACATCACTAAATGCGAGGGTAATTCCACCAAAAATGACAGACATAATGACAATAAACCATTGCATTTTTTCCAGTCTGAATTTTTGTGCGAAGAATAAGCACCCATAAACCACTAAGGTTGCGATTAATAAGGCACAGGTTGCAACTAAAATATGGTTTTGGTCTGCATTGCCTGTACTTCCCACTAATTCTAATAATGGGTGATGGTTATCTTTGGGATCTGTCGTTTTATAAAAATAAAAGAAGATAATAATTGGTAAATAATCAAATAGCGCTTTCATGCTACAGTAGAGTCATCAAATTTTGGTGACTTAGCATAATACAAACAATGATTGGTGTCGATTTACATACGCATAGTAATATTTCAGATGGAACACTTACACCTGAAGAGCTGATTGAAGCTGCACATGCATTGGGAATAAAGACCTTTGCATTGACTGACCATGATACGATGGATGGTGTACAACGTGCGAAAAAATGTGCTGATGCCTTAGGCATGCAACTGATTTCAGGTGTAGAAATCTCAAGTCAATGGTCACGTCCTGCCACTAAAAAAACCTATGGTGTGCATATTGTGGCGCTGAATATGCAAAATCCTGCGCCATTAGAGAAATTACTTGCCGAACAAAAACGTATTCGTGCTGAACGTGCCGAAAAAATTTGCCAATTACTTATTCCCCTCATTGGGCAGGATATTTATCCTGAAGTTTTATTGATGGTAGAGGGTGAGGCAGATCGAGTGACACGTACCCATATTGCTAAAATATTGGTGCAAAAAGGCATTGTGAGTCGAGTACAACAAGCATTTGATAAATATATCAAAGAAGGTAAAAAAGCCTATGTAAAATTTGATGGTTTAGGTTTGGCAGAAACCATTCAAGTGATTCATGACAGCCAAGGTTTTGCTGTTTTGGCACACCCCACACGTTATGATTTATCAGCAACGAATATTCGTTATTTGATTGAGATTTTTGCCCAATTTGGGGGGGACGCTGTAGAACTTCCACCTGCGATAGAAACTTTATCTACCCGACAAATGGTAGATCGGATGATTGCACAATTTACTTTAAAGGTTTCTGTCGGAAGTGATTTTCATGGTAGTCATATGCCTTGGATTAAACTCGGCAATATTCCACGTGTAAAAGAAGGACAAGTGGGGATTTGGGAGTATTTTCGTTAATGCGTTCTGTTTAATTTCATTTTCACTATTTAGGTGGAACAATGGAGATGAAGAACAGAAAATACACATTACAACAAATTATGATCCTGTGCCTGAATCGGTGGTGGTGTTGGTTTACCTAAAGTGCCTAAAAGCTCGATTTCGATGGTACGAACCATTGCATCTAAGGGTAAATCATTGCTTTGGGTACCAAAAGGTTCTTCAATTTCAGAGCTTAAAGCATCCAAGCCTAAAAATGTGTATG
The DNA window shown above is from Acinetobacter piscicola and carries:
- a CDS encoding beta-lactamase hydrolase domain-containing protein, which produces MTKKQFTFWIVFLCFSISNTFAETLFDRTTLTPSVSVAGKMTIDKFQVLLTQGFKSVIVNRPDNERGNLVTASQLRQISEKSQVSLVYQPVISGKISQQDVIEFSKYYNSLPKPILMICKSGSRSTSLFNQAKEAGLLHE
- a CDS encoding TIGR01244 family sulfur transferase, whose protein sequence is MSENVGFAGQIGPEHISQVVEKGFKSIINNRPDLEGGAEQPTSAQIEEAARNAGLDYVHQPVVAGQITEVDVRTFANHFNELPKPVLMFCRTGNRSNNLYQLAKQMDLLDD
- a CDS encoding alpha/beta hydrolase, with the protein product MYAYTVEPLYVPSGQEVIAADFYRPKNIKKPAVIVMAHGFAALRQFRLIEYAKRFAQAGYAVVLFDYRYWGGSTGQPREQISLTDQLEDWKTVITYVSSKKSINSRKMVLWGTSLSGGYVLTLAAEVKNIQAVMVQIPFVDGTETAKLYPIHHLPKALKLSSQDYMSAKIGMQPKTLPVVHPFSLCFIPTRDSYNGYMSIVNPDYYWSGEVPARVFFNLIRYRPIEIVRRINIPVLFIAAKKDSVVPISSSRETATNIAPFVKYYEWNMSHYDIYHGQWLEKAILTQLEFLHQHIGVSS
- the trxC gene encoding thioredoxin TrxC; this translates as MIIVCPACGAKNRVPDEKLDAQPTCGQCHQALIPLAPIELNEQNFSNFVSHSDLPILIDLWADWCGPCKMMAPHFAEVAKHNPQVVFAKIDTEANPRLSSAFNVRSIPTLVLMNKTTEIARISGALRSSQLQDWLDEQLKSF
- a CDS encoding acyl-CoA thioesterase, with the translated sequence MPADTNWSGDVFGGWIVSQMDLAGAIHAERFSKGRCATISINQMTFLVPVKVGDVISCYTKILKVGNTSIQMQIEVWDSHDSSRSAKRVTEGVFTFVAVDVAGNKRQIPEEVKVQYAASQSA
- a CDS encoding nuclear transport factor 2 family protein, which produces MLHATLKKALISNAIVLPLLITACSQSPIQNSQSSATTTLTTAQNSAEQNKKIVIDFYEGVFLKHQVKEYADRYIGDQYIQHNPHVPDGKAPFVNYFIGHFKENPEAKSVIKRAVAEGNLVFLHVHSTQNTQDRGVAIVDIFRVENDKIVEHWDVQQAIPEQSANSNTMF
- a CDS encoding DUF4442 domain-containing protein is translated as MTQTNRLAKIVKATSKLPSGIRSTVLSKAFGRVVPMVGTAKLRYIDITPSRVEVKIENNKNMQNHIGQAHACAMALVAETATGFVTGMNIPDSCIVLIKHMNIQFKRPSKGGLTAIATLTEEQRKLMQDTEKGETVVAVTVTDESGQQPIEAEMLWAWVSKAHLKNK
- a CDS encoding YajQ family cyclic di-GMP-binding protein, with amino-acid sequence MPSFDIVSELEIFEVNHAVQNTQKEIATRFDFRGQDVSIEINEKNKEIKISTESDFQCEQVYTMLENHFFKRKIDIQALDPQKMTASGKNVIQIIKLKDGLDSDTAKKINKAIKESGVKVQSSIQGDKIRVTDKKRDTLQQVMAFLKEQQFGVPLQFNNFKD
- a CDS encoding rhodanese-like domain-containing protein; this encodes MIRKQEITTFEFPENAIIWDVRDQKAYAEGHIKGAVNQPIDNLSAESLTQVNSDQPIYILCGGGSKAPRAAEKLESLDSSRDYVVLMGGTRAARDAGLPLEQEA
- the mnmC gene encoding FAD-dependent 5-carboxymethylaminomethyl-2-thiouridine(34) oxidoreductase MnmC translates to MPNTIQTADLDWQCVDGIEVPVSKQFGDVYFSKDNGLLETRHVFLNGNDLSTRLADLHDFEYFTVAETGFGTGLNILALWQLWQQVRPDNHSHLHAISVEKFPLSKTDLIRALNAWDELKPLADQLIQQYPLPLAGCHRLNFPSERFSIDLWLGDAQDVFPIIPKTTSVNAWFLDGFAPACNPDLWAEHIFNHVVRLSDYGTSFASFSVAGVLKRALKQHGISISRPKGFGHKREMLKAIWIDPETQSAPHNNDDAKQHREVVQQKSKANATQHDKQRYIAIIGAGIAGLSCAWAFAERGHQVSIYDQSAPLVGASGNPLALLNPKLSPIAQSADHLMTLSWQFAQHYYPQFKAFRAISVQQLIQKNLQEALDLVNDYSSEVLEYFTAEQLDLQTHYASVQLKQAGAISPQQLRDQILAHDLIDFKIAQIEQCQKLDNKQVQLLDVHKNILGQFDHVVVCCARESQKFFSHYPRLRAIRGQVSWLKNTGLALNPQHAYSFGGYCMQLDAEHLILGASFHPECDDSAVAQADHVHNYELIHNAFPAYAEALPQIDSWQGRASVRAQTLDYFPVLGQGVDDLEMYSFAGLGSKGFLFAPLCSEILAALVLKEACPISQNLLNMLSPTRGRKKIRVRKPYYQAPQI
- a CDS encoding YciI family protein; its protein translation is MPLFVITCTDRDGTVEKRLAVRPQHLARLEKLDAEGRVIVAGAMPKDRENPQAGFYGSTMILDFESREALDEWLQDEPFVKEGVYSHVDVKPFNKALPKG
- a CDS encoding inner membrane-spanning protein YciB codes for the protein MKALFDYLPIIIFFYFYKTTDPKDNHHPLLELVGSTGNADQNHILVATCALLIATLVVYGCLFFAQKFRLEKMQWFIVIMSVIFGGITLAFSDVTYIKLKAVILNLGIGIGFLVTPFFNKERLPIIQKMLGSMLELTRQGWMRLNWAWCGQFFLLAALHYFFGFLYMNGKYWGEFTAFGDIIVSLSYLAVILFCLRKHFKSSE
- a CDS encoding PHP domain-containing protein, which gives rise to MIGVDLHTHSNISDGTLTPEELIEAAHALGIKTFALTDHDTMDGVQRAKKCADALGMQLISGVEISSQWSRPATKKTYGVHIVALNMQNPAPLEKLLAEQKRIRAERAEKICQLLIPLIGQDIYPEVLLMVEGEADRVTRTHIAKILVQKGIVSRVQQAFDKYIKEGKKAYVKFDGLGLAETIQVIHDSQGFAVLAHPTRYDLSATNIRYLIEIFAQFGGDAVELPPAIETLSTRQMVDRMIAQFTLKVSVGSDFHGSHMPWIKLGNIPRVKEGQVGIWEYFR